A region from the Aquimarina sp. ERC-38 genome encodes:
- the gap gene encoding type I glyceraldehyde-3-phosphate dehydrogenase → MSTLKLGINGFGRIGRIAFRIASQRDNVEVVAINDLLDVDHLAYLLEYDSVHGKFDGDISVKNGNLVVNGKEIRVSAERNPEDLKWDQAGAEIIMDCTGIFTTLDKADAHLKAGAKKVVISAPSADAPMFVMGVNHKEVKDSDTIVSNASCTTNCLAPLAKVIDDNFGIEEALMTTVHASTSTQFVVDSPSRKNYRLGRSAMANIIPSSTGAAKAVGKVIPKLNGKLTGMAFRVPTVDVSVVDLTVKTSKSASYEDVKAAMKKASENELKGILGYTEEEVVSQDFVGESHTSVFDAGAGIALNDNFFKLISWYDNEYGYSSKLVDLSAYIGNL, encoded by the coding sequence ATGAGTACGTTAAAACTAGGAATTAACGGTTTTGGTAGAATAGGGAGAATTGCATTTAGAATTGCATCACAAAGAGATAATGTAGAGGTTGTTGCGATCAACGATTTATTGGATGTAGATCACCTTGCGTATTTATTAGAATATGATTCCGTTCACGGAAAATTTGACGGAGATATCTCGGTAAAGAACGGAAATCTAGTCGTAAACGGAAAAGAAATTCGGGTATCGGCAGAACGTAACCCTGAAGATTTAAAATGGGATCAGGCCGGAGCAGAAATCATTATGGATTGTACTGGAATCTTTACTACTTTGGATAAAGCAGACGCTCATTTAAAAGCCGGAGCTAAAAAAGTAGTAATTTCAGCGCCATCTGCAGATGCTCCTATGTTTGTAATGGGGGTAAATCATAAAGAAGTAAAAGATTCTGATACTATTGTATCCAATGCTTCTTGTACAACAAATTGTTTAGCACCTTTAGCTAAGGTAATTGACGATAACTTTGGAATTGAAGAAGCTTTAATGACAACGGTACATGCCAGTACCTCAACTCAATTTGTAGTAGATTCTCCATCCAGAAAAAATTACAGATTAGGACGTTCGGCTATGGCGAATATCATTCCTTCTTCGACCGGAGCAGCTAAAGCGGTTGGAAAAGTAATCCCAAAATTAAATGGAAAACTAACCGGAATGGCGTTTAGAGTGCCAACTGTGGATGTTTCTGTTGTAGATTTAACGGTTAAAACTTCAAAATCGGCAAGTTATGAAGATGTAAAAGCTGCGATGAAGAAAGCTTCCGAAAATGAACTGAAAGGAATTTTAGGATATACTGAAGAAGAAGTAGTATCACAGGATTTCGTAGGAGAATCTCATACTTCAGTATTTGATGCAGGAGCAGGAATTGCTTTAAACGATAACTTCTTTAAGCTAATCTCCTGGTACGATAATGAATACGGGTATTCTTCTAAATTAGTAGATCTATCCGCTTATATCGGAAATTTATAA
- a CDS encoding BadF/BadG/BcrA/BcrD ATPase family protein, whose amino-acid sequence MILITDGGSTKCDWILMDMSGTIIFKTRTEGLNPAVFEKSLLEQRIKANIELHSKKDEVSVVHFYGAGCGTAKPASILKNVLEEFFSNAKEIKVKEDMVAAVYAATTEPGIVCILGTGSNSCYFDGDHIHMAVDSLGYILMDEASGNYFGKRLIKDYYYKRMPPEVAEDFEKRFDLNSDTIKENLYKKPNPNTYLASFAEFIFTSERNGYFYKVLTEGIQHFVETRVLCYPEAQNVPIHFIGSIAHFSDDIIRAAVWPYHLTVGNIVRRPIDGIIDYYRNDVLKVNS is encoded by the coding sequence ATGATTTTAATAACAGACGGAGGTTCCACAAAATGTGACTGGATATTAATGGATATGTCCGGTACCATCATTTTTAAGACGCGAACAGAAGGTTTAAACCCCGCCGTTTTTGAAAAATCATTATTGGAACAACGTATTAAAGCAAATATTGAGTTACATTCTAAAAAAGATGAAGTTAGCGTAGTTCATTTTTACGGAGCAGGTTGTGGTACGGCAAAACCGGCCAGCATCTTAAAGAACGTACTGGAAGAGTTTTTTAGTAACGCAAAAGAGATTAAGGTAAAAGAAGATATGGTTGCAGCGGTATATGCTGCTACCACAGAACCTGGTATCGTTTGTATTCTGGGTACCGGATCAAATAGCTGTTATTTTGATGGGGATCATATACATATGGCAGTAGACTCTTTAGGATATATTTTGATGGATGAAGCCAGTGGAAACTATTTCGGAAAACGTCTTATTAAAGATTATTATTACAAACGTATGCCTCCGGAGGTAGCCGAAGATTTTGAAAAACGTTTCGATCTGAACTCTGATACCATTAAAGAAAATCTATATAAAAAGCCAAATCCCAATACATACCTGGCATCCTTTGCCGAATTTATCTTTACTAGTGAACGTAATGGTTATTTCTATAAAGTACTTACCGAAGGTATTCAGCATTTTGTAGAAACACGGGTATTATGTTACCCTGAAGCTCAAAATGTTCCGATTCATTTTATAGGTTCTATTGCTCATTTTAGTGATGATATTATCCGGGCAGCTGTATGGCCTTATCATTTAACGGTGGGAAATATTGTAAGAAGACCTATTGATGGGATTATTGATTATTATCGTAACGATGTACTAAAAGTCAATTCTTAG
- a CDS encoding ATP-binding protein: MNIPKSLDFQTFNRLRKIYVFALGAIALFTLFGQVVIQQFITSQLDDSEIINISGRQRMLSQKLTKEILLYQNYFKDTTNYHYLNRIEQTLQEWTTAHKKLVSYNKREKKRQITTMFNELQPVFSKIEASIISFIKLNKGSNLEIAGSKELLDTVIFHEPIFLGKMDAIVQQYETEAKTKVVWLQRIEYVLAALVLLILIVEFIFLFRPVALGVKQTISNLLNSERKATKMANNAEKLRKIQNENVQELITLTKAIDQTLLYARVDEQGTIITLGKRFAKILSKEGEKGNILNFFQLDEVQQNRLLHYLQQNTGGVYNEKFHIVTSKLELWLDISILSIYKKKGTTERLLLCSDITTQVVAQEELEVLRAKEYKVKEELQRLTVSQIVEAQEEERKRIAKEIHDSIGQMLTALKFNIEAINLKNPDKATVRIEGLKKLAKDLIKGIRVATFNLTPPELTDYGIVAALDKMVLELRKLTGKEIVITNNTTKEFRFGTLVETNLYRITQEAVNNAIKYAEAEVIMVTINHSDELLSITIQDDGKGFDLESVPKVPKNNAEGGMGLFFMKERINYIEGRIFIKSKPGKGTKITLNYPIQKEES, from the coding sequence TTGAATATTCCCAAATCACTGGATTTTCAAACTTTTAACCGCCTCCGGAAAATTTACGTTTTTGCTCTCGGAGCCATTGCCTTGTTTACCTTATTCGGACAGGTAGTTATTCAACAATTTATTACTTCGCAACTAGACGACTCTGAGATTATTAATATTTCCGGTAGACAACGTATGCTAAGTCAGAAGTTGACTAAAGAAATATTATTATATCAAAACTACTTTAAGGATACTACTAATTATCATTATTTAAACCGTATTGAACAAACCTTACAGGAGTGGACAACCGCCCATAAAAAACTGGTGTCTTACAATAAAAGGGAGAAAAAACGCCAGATTACCACTATGTTCAACGAATTGCAACCGGTTTTCAGTAAGATAGAAGCAAGTATCATTTCTTTTATTAAATTAAATAAAGGTTCTAATCTTGAAATTGCGGGAAGTAAGGAATTACTGGATACCGTAATTTTTCATGAACCTATATTTTTAGGAAAAATGGATGCTATTGTACAACAATACGAAACCGAAGCTAAAACGAAAGTAGTATGGCTGCAACGAATAGAATACGTATTGGCTGCCCTGGTTCTTTTAATACTGATCGTTGAATTTATTTTCCTTTTTCGTCCGGTTGCCTTAGGCGTTAAACAAACCATTTCTAATTTATTAAATTCTGAACGTAAGGCTACCAAAATGGCCAATAACGCAGAAAAGCTCCGGAAAATTCAGAATGAAAATGTTCAAGAACTTATTACTTTAACCAAAGCTATTGACCAGACTTTACTTTATGCCAGGGTCGATGAACAAGGTACTATTATTACCCTAGGTAAAAGATTTGCAAAAATTTTAAGTAAAGAAGGCGAAAAAGGAAACATCCTTAATTTTTTTCAGTTAGATGAAGTCCAACAAAATAGGTTGTTACATTATCTACAACAAAATACTGGCGGAGTTTATAATGAAAAGTTTCATATAGTTACTTCAAAATTAGAATTATGGCTCGATATTTCTATTTTAAGTATCTATAAAAAGAAAGGTACTACAGAGCGTTTACTACTTTGCTCTGATATTACCACCCAAGTAGTAGCACAAGAAGAACTGGAAGTACTACGAGCTAAAGAATATAAGGTAAAAGAAGAACTACAACGCTTAACCGTAAGTCAGATTGTAGAAGCCCAGGAAGAAGAAAGAAAACGTATTGCTAAAGAAATTCACGATAGTATTGGACAGATGCTTACCGCCCTTAAGTTTAATATTGAGGCTATCAACTTAAAAAACCCGGATAAGGCAACCGTACGAATTGAAGGCTTAAAGAAGTTAGCTAAAGATTTAATTAAAGGAATTAGGGTCGCTACTTTTAATCTTACTCCACCTGAGTTAACGGATTACGGCATTGTTGCTGCACTGGATAAAATGGTGCTGGAACTAAGAAAACTTACTGGAAAGGAGATTGTCATTACGAATAATACAACTAAAGAGTTTCGATTTGGCACCCTGGTAGAAACCAATTTATATAGAATTACTCAAGAAGCTGTTAATAATGCTATTAAATATGCAGAAGCTGAGGTAATAATGGTGACTATCAATCATTCTGATGAATTACTTAGTATCACCATACAAGATGATGGAAAAGGTTTTGATCTGGAAAGCGTTCCCAAGGTGCCTAAAAACAATGCTGAAGGGGGTATGGGATTATTTTTTATGAAAGAACGGATTAATTACATTGAAGGAAGGATTTTTATAAAGTCCAAACCTGGAAAGGGTACTAAAATCACATTAAATTATCCTATACAAAAAGAAGAAAGTTAA
- a CDS encoding DUF4202 domain-containing protein: protein MENSNRLQKAYQLIDQANAEDPNSELVDGKEVAKELIYGHRMTETLAHFEPNASEALKLAVRAQHICRWQIPRESYPMDKKGYLKWRANLKKFHADKASSILAQVGYQMETIERVSFLLQKKQLKKDDGTQTLEDVACLVFLTYYFEEFIAKHEDAKVTDIIRKTWNKMSDKGHKAALKINFSSKEKELVQAALP, encoded by the coding sequence ATGGAAAATAGCAACCGGTTACAGAAGGCATACCAACTAATTGATCAGGCAAACGCCGAAGATCCTAATTCGGAATTAGTTGATGGTAAAGAGGTCGCTAAAGAACTTATCTACGGTCATAGAATGACCGAAACATTAGCACATTTTGAACCTAATGCTTCCGAAGCGTTAAAATTAGCAGTTAGGGCGCAACATATTTGCCGATGGCAAATTCCGCGAGAATCCTATCCAATGGATAAAAAAGGTTATTTAAAATGGAGAGCTAACCTTAAAAAATTTCATGCGGATAAAGCTTCTTCTATCTTAGCACAGGTGGGCTATCAAATGGAAACTATAGAGCGTGTTTCTTTCTTATTACAAAAGAAACAATTAAAAAAAGATGATGGTACACAAACCCTGGAAGATGTTGCATGTCTGGTATTCTTAACCTATTATTTTGAGGAATTTATTGCAAAGCATGAAGATGCTAAAGTTACAGATATTATCCGAAAAACATGGAATAAGATGTCGGATAAAGGGCATAAAGCTGCGTTAAAAATTAATTTTTCTTCAAAAGAGAAAGAGTTGGTACAGGCTGCTTTACCTTAG
- the nirD gene encoding nitrite reductase small subunit NirD codes for MNNILETYQKTTIDEVTVWFKAATTLDFPENGGACIKYKDKQIAVFNFARKNKWYACQNICPHKMEMVLSRGMIGDQAGIAKVACPMHKKTFSLENGENLNGDLPPIATYPVKIENNMVYVGFKD; via the coding sequence ATGAATAATATATTAGAAACCTATCAAAAGACCACTATTGACGAAGTCACCGTATGGTTTAAAGCGGCTACTACTCTAGACTTTCCTGAAAATGGCGGAGCTTGTATCAAATACAAGGACAAGCAAATAGCAGTATTTAATTTTGCCCGTAAAAACAAGTGGTATGCTTGTCAAAATATATGTCCGCATAAAATGGAAATGGTATTAAGTCGCGGTATGATTGGTGACCAGGCAGGTATTGCAAAGGTCGCCTGCCCGATGCATAAAAAGACTTTTTCCTTAGAAAATGGTGAAAACCTAAATGGGGATTTACCACCAATTGCTACGTATCCGGTAAAAATCGAAAATAATATGGTATATGTGGGTTTCAAAGACTAG
- the nirB gene encoding nitrite reductase large subunit NirB: MKTILIIGNGMVSYKFCEKLVASGKSDHFKIIVFGEEPRRAYDRVHLSEFYAGKSADDLSLSSSEWYVENKIELHTSELVTEINRAQKTIQTHRGQQFSYDYLVLATGSSAFVPPIEGVEKEGVFVYRTIEDLEAIATYAKKIQLAGKSSATVLGGGLLGLEAANAVKELGLDAHVVEFAPRLMPRQLDQGGSDMLQETIEKLGLQIHLSKQTSFIQGTNAIEGLQYVDGSELKTDMLVISAGIRPRDELAKECGLETGLRGGVIVDHTMKTSDNDIYAIGEVALYNNMIYGLVAPGYEMADIAVSQILGESDKVMSEAIDMSTQLKLIGTEVASFGDALYEGEDADAIVYENKRKGIYKRINVSKDGTLLLGGILVGDSSDYNALFQLYNTAMKLPEDPEDLILGNRSGDGSSLLGNVLDLPEDAQICSCENVNKGSICSSIENGSCQNLGDVIDLTRAGTGCGGCKPMVKDLVEATLKSLGKEVKDTICEHFEYNRQELYSLIKVKNYRSFDTIIDAIGQGDGCETCKPLVASILASLYADTANEEVVIQDSNDRFLANIQRNGTYSVVPRIAAGEITPEKLIVLGEIGKKYNLYTKITGGQRIDFFGARLDQLPMIWKELIAHGFESGHAYGKSLRTVKSCVGSTWCRYGMDESVSFAIELEERYKGLRSPHKLKGGVSGCIRECAEARGKDFGVIAVEGGWNLYVCGNGGATPKHALLLAEQIDNATVISYLDRFLMFYIRTAAPLERTAKWLDKLEGGIDYLKQVVVEDSLGIALELEEEMKTLVNNFQCEWKQAVEDEEMMKRFKHFVNSDDKDDNLVFVPLRDQKMPQHWQ, translated from the coding sequence ATGAAAACCATATTAATTATTGGAAACGGAATGGTGAGTTATAAGTTTTGTGAAAAACTGGTAGCATCTGGTAAGTCAGACCATTTTAAAATTATAGTTTTTGGAGAAGAACCCCGTAGGGCTTACGATCGTGTGCATTTAAGCGAATTTTATGCGGGTAAAAGTGCAGATGATCTAAGTTTATCCTCTAGCGAGTGGTATGTAGAGAATAAAATAGAATTACATACTTCTGAGTTGGTTACCGAAATAAACCGAGCGCAAAAAACCATCCAAACTCATAGAGGGCAACAGTTTTCTTATGATTATCTGGTGTTAGCAACCGGTTCTTCAGCCTTTGTACCTCCTATTGAAGGAGTTGAAAAGGAAGGTGTATTTGTCTATCGAACTATTGAAGATTTAGAAGCCATTGCTACCTATGCTAAAAAGATTCAACTAGCAGGTAAATCAAGTGCAACCGTATTAGGAGGTGGATTATTAGGCTTAGAAGCGGCTAATGCCGTTAAAGAACTGGGGTTAGATGCACATGTGGTAGAATTCGCTCCCCGGTTAATGCCCCGGCAATTAGATCAGGGCGGTAGCGATATGCTTCAGGAAACTATTGAAAAATTAGGATTACAAATCCATTTAAGTAAACAAACCTCGTTTATACAGGGTACTAATGCCATTGAAGGTCTTCAATATGTAGACGGATCGGAATTAAAAACCGATATGCTGGTAATTTCAGCCGGAATACGACCCAGGGATGAACTGGCAAAAGAATGCGGACTGGAAACCGGATTGCGTGGTGGGGTTATCGTAGACCATACGATGAAAACTTCGGATAATGATATCTATGCCATTGGTGAAGTAGCCTTGTATAATAATATGATTTATGGCTTAGTGGCTCCTGGTTACGAGATGGCAGATATTGCTGTCTCTCAAATATTGGGAGAATCTGATAAAGTGATGTCCGAAGCTATTGATATGTCCACTCAGTTAAAATTGATAGGAACGGAAGTAGCCAGTTTTGGGGATGCACTGTACGAAGGTGAAGATGCTGATGCTATTGTCTACGAAAATAAAAGAAAAGGAATTTATAAACGAATCAACGTATCTAAAGATGGTACTTTATTATTAGGAGGAATACTGGTTGGTGACTCATCAGATTACAATGCCTTGTTCCAACTTTATAATACAGCCATGAAATTACCGGAAGATCCGGAAGACTTAATTCTGGGTAACCGTAGTGGAGACGGTAGTTCCCTATTAGGTAATGTGCTGGACCTGCCGGAAGATGCTCAGATATGTTCCTGCGAAAATGTAAATAAAGGAAGCATTTGTTCTTCTATTGAAAATGGTTCCTGTCAAAACCTGGGAGATGTAATTGATCTTACCCGTGCCGGAACCGGATGCGGTGGTTGTAAACCTATGGTTAAGGATTTAGTAGAAGCTACCTTAAAATCTTTAGGAAAAGAAGTAAAAGATACGATTTGCGAACATTTTGAGTATAACCGACAAGAGTTATACAGCTTAATTAAGGTTAAAAACTACCGGAGTTTTGATACCATTATTGACGCTATTGGTCAGGGGGATGGTTGTGAAACCTGCAAACCGCTTGTAGCTTCTATTCTTGCCAGTTTATATGCAGATACTGCAAATGAAGAGGTGGTTATTCAAGATTCTAATGATCGGTTTCTTGCTAATATTCAGCGTAATGGTACCTACTCCGTAGTACCGCGTATTGCTGCTGGTGAAATCACCCCGGAAAAATTAATCGTACTTGGTGAAATTGGTAAAAAATATAATTTATATACTAAAATTACCGGAGGGCAACGGATTGATTTTTTTGGAGCCAGATTAGATCAGTTACCCATGATTTGGAAAGAATTGATTGCACATGGTTTTGAAAGTGGTCATGCCTACGGGAAGTCTTTAAGAACAGTAAAAAGTTGTGTCGGCTCTACCTGGTGTCGTTATGGAATGGACGAAAGTGTTAGTTTTGCTATCGAACTGGAAGAACGTTATAAAGGATTGCGTTCTCCTCATAAACTAAAAGGCGGTGTATCCGGTTGTATAAGAGAATGTGCCGAAGCAAGAGGAAAAGATTTTGGTGTCATAGCTGTAGAAGGTGGTTGGAACCTGTATGTATGTGGAAACGGAGGTGCTACTCCGAAACATGCTTTATTATTAGCTGAGCAGATTGACAATGCCACTGTCATTAGCTATCTGGACCGATTTCTTATGTTTTACATACGTACTGCCGCACCTTTAGAAAGAACGGCAAAATGGTTAGACAAACTAGAAGGTGGCATTGATTACTTAAAACAAGTGGTAGTAGAAGATTCACTGGGTATTGCCTTAGAATTAGAAGAAGAAATGAAAACGCTTGTCAACAATTTTCAATGCGAATGGAAACAAGCCGTAGAGGATGAAGAAATGATGAAAAGATTTAAGCACTTTGTAAATAGTGATGATAAAGATGATAACCTGGTTTTTGTTCCGCTTCGGGATCAGAAAATGCCACAACACTGGCAGTAA
- a CDS encoding response regulator has protein sequence MVSLVLVDDHFLVRDGIRALLEDEDDYRIVGEAANGEEAIRLVASLKPNIVICDIRMPGMSGIETVEQLSQRENGPKTIMLSMHDSDEYILQSVKAGADGYLLKDAGKEEFLKALATVSKGEKYFSGDVSTILIKSLTQGDTPSATNSKNSKTETKKNQLVELTKREREIMDLAISGLSNKEIANQLNISKRTIEVHRFNLMKKMKVKNVLELSHKAKTLGLQVSY, from the coding sequence ATGGTAAGTCTTGTACTGGTAGATGATCATTTTTTAGTAAGAGATGGTATCAGGGCACTTCTGGAAGATGAAGATGATTATAGAATCGTTGGGGAAGCTGCAAACGGTGAAGAAGCGATCCGACTAGTCGCTTCTTTAAAACCTAATATTGTCATTTGTGATATTAGAATGCCGGGGATGTCCGGGATTGAAACGGTAGAACAACTTAGTCAGAGAGAAAACGGACCAAAAACTATCATGCTTTCCATGCATGATTCTGATGAATATATTTTACAAAGTGTAAAGGCAGGAGCAGACGGGTACTTACTTAAGGATGCTGGAAAAGAAGAGTTTCTAAAGGCTTTGGCAACCGTTTCAAAAGGAGAAAAATACTTTAGCGGAGATGTTTCTACCATCCTTATTAAAAGTTTAACCCAAGGTGATACTCCCAGCGCTACAAATAGTAAAAACTCAAAAACCGAAACTAAAAAAAATCAGTTGGTAGAATTGACCAAAAGGGAAAGGGAAATCATGGATTTGGCAATTTCAGGCTTAAGTAATAAAGAAATCGCAAACCAACTTAATATTAGTAAACGAACCATTGAAGTGCATCGTTTTAATTTAATGAAAAAGATGAAGGTGAAGAATGTACTTGAACTTAGTCATAAGGCAAAAACCCTCGGTTTACAGGTTAGCTATTAG
- a CDS encoding type IV pili methyl-accepting chemotaxis transducer N-terminal domain-containing protein yields MIRIINYSGRQRMLSQRLCLYYIGARLFSKQKNDYKLVLRRTFQQFDEVVTKLITSSYNNTAIQDGLSKVLFYWEPLKTDEHAIYKGTKEIATIYKNTNFLTESFDIVTGLYETQIGTK; encoded by the coding sequence TTGATCCGTATTATTAACTATTCCGGAAGGCAACGAATGCTCTCACAGCGTTTATGTCTTTATTATATAGGGGCCAGGCTCTTTTCAAAACAAAAGAATGACTATAAACTGGTTTTAAGAAGAACCTTTCAACAATTTGATGAGGTGGTTACCAAATTAATAACCAGTTCGTATAATAATACCGCCATACAGGATGGATTAAGTAAGGTTTTATTTTATTGGGAACCTTTAAAAACAGATGAACACGCTATTTATAAAGGTACCAAGGAGATCGCAACCATCTATAAAAATACTAATTTCTTAACGGAAAGTTTTGATATAGTTACCGGTTTATACGAAACTCAAATAGGTACAAAATAA
- a CDS encoding type IV pili methyl-accepting chemotaxis transducer N-terminal domain-containing protein, protein MNYKLYFIFIYFLLSIFTTCMAQSGSYGRITYASAVNIAGRQRMLSQRMSKAFILQVSGYQDASIQEELKTGIKIFNDQLNILARNTQDTLILNALMKVSHLWKDYQKLLTTTPNKARAILILNQNSYLLDLCDKVVQRIEENL, encoded by the coding sequence ATGAATTATAAGCTCTACTTTATATTTATATATTTTTTACTTTCTATTTTTACAACCTGTATGGCACAATCCGGTTCTTATGGCCGGATCACCTATGCTAGTGCGGTGAATATTGCTGGTAGACAACGAATGTTATCACAACGTATGTCCAAAGCTTTTATTTTACAAGTGTCAGGTTATCAGGATGCTAGTATACAAGAAGAATTAAAAACAGGAATTAAAATCTTCAATGATCAATTAAATATTTTAGCAAGAAACACACAGGATACTCTAATTCTTAATGCTTTAATGAAGGTTTCGCATTTATGGAAAGATTACCAAAAACTTTTGACTACAACCCCTAATAAAGCAAGGGCAATTTTAATATTAAATCAAAATTCTTATTTACTCGATCTTTGTGATAAAGTAGTTCAGCGTATTGAAGAAAACTTGTAA